Proteins from a single region of Oryza brachyantha chromosome 6, ObraRS2, whole genome shotgun sequence:
- the LOC102715949 gene encoding beta-glucosidase 25 isoform X1: protein MSLLTLVHILVSFLSCAEAISRADFPPGFVFGTASSAYQYEGAVNEGQRGPTIWDTLTKRPGRVIDFSNADVAVDHYHRYKEDVELMKGIGMDAYRFSISWSRIFPNGTGEPNEEGLSYYNSLIDTLLDKGIEPYVTLFHWDLPQALEDRYEGWLNSKIIEDFVQYAFTCFKEFGDRVKHWITFNEPYNFAIDGYDLGIQAPGRCSILSHVFCREGKSSTEPYIVAHNVLLAHAGAFRTYEQHFKKEQGGSIGIALNSRWYEPFSSADEDREAAARAMDFELGWFLDPLMFGHYPPSMQKLAGDRLPQFSTQASKLVSGSLDFVGINHYTTLYARNDRMRIRKLVMNDASTDSAVIPTAYRHGKKIGETAASSWLHIVPWGMFKLMKHVKEKYGNPPVIITENGMDDANHPFSRLEDVLQDDKRIQYHNDYMSNLLDAIRKEGCSVHGYFVWSLLDNWEWNSGYTVRFGLYYIDYKNNLTRIPKASVQWFSQVLAQKTAII, encoded by the exons ATGAGTCTCTTAACACTAGTTCATATCCTTGTCAGCTTTTTGTCCTGTGCTGAAGCTATAAGCAGAGCAGACTTCCCTCCCGGTTTTGTCTTCGGCACGGCTTCTTCAGCCTACCAG TATGAAGGTGCTGTGAATGAGGGCCAACGTGGACCTACTATATGGGATACTCTCACGAAAAGACCAG GTCGGGTGATTGATTTCAGCAATGCTGATGTTGCTGTTGATCACTACCATCGCTACAAG GAAGATGTGGAGTTAATGAAGGGCATCGGCATGGATGCGTACCGCTTCTCTATCTCATGGTCACGCATCTTTCCAA ATGGAACAGGCGAACCAAATGAAGAAGGATTGAGTTACTATAACAGCCTCATAGACACTCTGTTAGACAAAG GCATAGAACCATACGTAACTCTCTTCCACTGGGACCTCCCCCAAGCACTCGAAGACAGATACGAAGGCTGGTTAAACTCAAAAATCAT CGAGGATTTTGTTCAATATGCCTTTACTTGCTTCAAGGAATTTGGAGATAGAGTGAAGCATTGGATCACTTTTAATGAGCCCTATAACTTTGCGATTGATGGCTATGACCTTGGCATCCAAGCACCTGGAAGATGTTCTATTCTGTCACATGTGTTCTgtagagagggtaaatcatcAACTGAACCATATATTGTAGCTCACAACGTACTTTTAGCTCATGCTGGTGCTTTTCGTACTTATGAACAACATTTCAAG AAAGAACAAGGAGGCTCCATTGGGATTGCGCTTAATTCTAGATGGTATGAACCGTTCTCAAGTGCTGATGAAGACAgagaagcagcagcacgaGCAATGGACTTTGAGCTTGGATG GTTCTTGGATCCCTTAATGTTTGGCCACTATCCTCCTTCTATGCAGAAACTTGCAGGCGACAGGCTGCCTCAATTTTCAACTCAGGCATCAAAATTGGTATCTGGATCGCTAGATTTTGTTGGTATAAACCACTACACTACATTATATGCTAGAAATGACAGAATGCGTATCAGGAAACTTGTAATGAATGATGCTTCAACTGATTCTGCTGTCATACCAACTG CTTATAGGCATGGGAAGAAAATAGGAGAAACG GCAGCATCAAGTTGGCTGCACATAGTTCCTTGGGGTATGTTCAAGTTGATGAAACATGTGAAAGAGAAGTATGGGAATCCACCTGTGATCATTACCGAAAATG GTATGGATGATGCTAACCATCCATTTTCTAGATTAGAAGATGTCCTGCAAGATGATAAAAGAATACAGTACCACAATGACTACATGTCTAATCTTCTGGATGCTATAAG GAAGGAAGGTTGCAGCGTCCATGGTTACTTTGTATGGTCACTGCTCGATAACTGGGAATGGAACTCAGGATACACGGTGCGCTTCGGCCTTTACTACATTGACTACAAGAACAACCTGACAAGGATACCCAAAGCATCAGTCCAATGGTTCAGCCAGGTCTTAGCCCAGAAGACGGCTATCATATAG
- the LOC102715949 gene encoding beta-glucosidase 25 isoform X2 translates to MKGIGMDAYRFSISWSRIFPNGTGEPNEEGLSYYNSLIDTLLDKGIEPYVTLFHWDLPQALEDRYEGWLNSKIIEDFVQYAFTCFKEFGDRVKHWITFNEPYNFAIDGYDLGIQAPGRCSILSHVFCREGKSSTEPYIVAHNVLLAHAGAFRTYEQHFKKEQGGSIGIALNSRWYEPFSSADEDREAAARAMDFELGWFLDPLMFGHYPPSMQKLAGDRLPQFSTQASKLVSGSLDFVGINHYTTLYARNDRMRIRKLVMNDASTDSAVIPTAYRHGKKIGETAASSWLHIVPWGMFKLMKHVKEKYGNPPVIITENGMDDANHPFSRLEDVLQDDKRIQYHNDYMSNLLDAIRKEGCSVHGYFVWSLLDNWEWNSGYTVRFGLYYIDYKNNLTRIPKASVQWFSQVLAQKTAII, encoded by the exons ATGAAGGGCATCGGCATGGATGCGTACCGCTTCTCTATCTCATGGTCACGCATCTTTCCAA ATGGAACAGGCGAACCAAATGAAGAAGGATTGAGTTACTATAACAGCCTCATAGACACTCTGTTAGACAAAG GCATAGAACCATACGTAACTCTCTTCCACTGGGACCTCCCCCAAGCACTCGAAGACAGATACGAAGGCTGGTTAAACTCAAAAATCAT CGAGGATTTTGTTCAATATGCCTTTACTTGCTTCAAGGAATTTGGAGATAGAGTGAAGCATTGGATCACTTTTAATGAGCCCTATAACTTTGCGATTGATGGCTATGACCTTGGCATCCAAGCACCTGGAAGATGTTCTATTCTGTCACATGTGTTCTgtagagagggtaaatcatcAACTGAACCATATATTGTAGCTCACAACGTACTTTTAGCTCATGCTGGTGCTTTTCGTACTTATGAACAACATTTCAAG AAAGAACAAGGAGGCTCCATTGGGATTGCGCTTAATTCTAGATGGTATGAACCGTTCTCAAGTGCTGATGAAGACAgagaagcagcagcacgaGCAATGGACTTTGAGCTTGGATG GTTCTTGGATCCCTTAATGTTTGGCCACTATCCTCCTTCTATGCAGAAACTTGCAGGCGACAGGCTGCCTCAATTTTCAACTCAGGCATCAAAATTGGTATCTGGATCGCTAGATTTTGTTGGTATAAACCACTACACTACATTATATGCTAGAAATGACAGAATGCGTATCAGGAAACTTGTAATGAATGATGCTTCAACTGATTCTGCTGTCATACCAACTG CTTATAGGCATGGGAAGAAAATAGGAGAAACG GCAGCATCAAGTTGGCTGCACATAGTTCCTTGGGGTATGTTCAAGTTGATGAAACATGTGAAAGAGAAGTATGGGAATCCACCTGTGATCATTACCGAAAATG GTATGGATGATGCTAACCATCCATTTTCTAGATTAGAAGATGTCCTGCAAGATGATAAAAGAATACAGTACCACAATGACTACATGTCTAATCTTCTGGATGCTATAAG GAAGGAAGGTTGCAGCGTCCATGGTTACTTTGTATGGTCACTGCTCGATAACTGGGAATGGAACTCAGGATACACGGTGCGCTTCGGCCTTTACTACATTGACTACAAGAACAACCTGACAAGGATACCCAAAGCATCAGTCCAATGGTTCAGCCAGGTCTTAGCCCAGAAGACGGCTATCATATAG